The genomic window GTATTGTATGAGGCTTTTGGTGAGAATGGAAAGCATACTCGAAGCGCTATCGGTGTTTCTGAGCTTCCGCTTGGTGCAAGTCTCGAGCTCGAGCTGGTTGTTGGTTGTTCTTTTTGATACTTTCATTTCCGTTTGGGATGGCTGAATAAAACAGTATCACCAAGGCTGATGCCATGCTCTTCAAACCAGCCGCTGTTAACCTCAAGAACGTACTTTACGGGTACATATGAACTATAAAAGGTAGTCGAGTCATTCACGGTTTTGGCGGTATGGATGGTTCGTATAACCTTATTGCTGTCAATGAATGCCATGTCAAGTGCAATAAAAGTGTTTTTCATCCAAAAACACCGTGTTGCACTATCGTTATAGATGAACAGCATCCCTTCATTTTTACCGAGTTGATTTCTCCACATCAGCCCTTTTTCTCTTGTCTTTTCTGTATCCGAAATCTCAGCAGTAATGTTGTGTCCCTGAATCGTTATCAGTGATTTTATTTTGGCAATTTCTTGTGAATAAGACGAAATAAAATTCATGATAATTGTGATTAATATTGACATAATTAATGTTATTACCATTTTGTTTTTGGTTTTATTTTGTTTTGCTTTTTTCATTTTAAAATGTCAGTTTTTTGAGTAAATAAATGTTGGTGATTATTTATTTATTTTCTTTTATTAAAAGTTATTAGTTTAGTTTACTTCTGTTTTAGTTTATTTTGTTTTTATTCTTTTTAATCTGTTTTAAAAGTAATTTTTTTGTCATGTTTATTTGTTTTATTTGATGTTTTTATTGTTGTTTTTTCTTTTTTTTGTGCTGTGTTTTTTTGTTGTTTTATTTGATTTTTGTGTTTTGTTTTTGTGTATTTTTTTGTTGTTTTGTGTTCCTGAAAGAGAAGTGAATATTCAGTCGGGGGAGAGCAGTCCGGTGAGTTTGATGTTCTTTTTTTGGGTTTTTGCTTGTCTATAGGTAAAATAATGAAGAATGAGGTTGCCTGCTTTTTATTTCTCTTCACAATAGACGGTATACAACTTATTATGCCCCGGGTTTTACAGGTTATATTGATATTGGCAATACTGCTTTTCTGCGTTCTGATCGGCGGATTCTTCGGTATTCAGTTCAGCCAGAGGCATCACGGGGGAGCCTCTGATGCAATTTTCGGTCAGCAGCAGAAGAAAATTCATGAAGTTTTCAGCATAATTTCTGCTCTTTATGTCGATGAAGTCGATGGAGGGGAGTTGGTTGATTCGGGAATTGAAGGGATGACGCAAGCTCTTGATCCGCATACGACATATTTGAAGGCAGACCAAGTCAGTGTTTCAAATTCGGAGTTTCAGGGTAACTTCGAGGGGATAGGTATCGAATTTGATATTGTACACGACACTCTCCTTGTTGTAACTCCGCTCGCAGGTGGTCCGAGTGAAACCGCGGGAATAAAAGCAGGGGACAGGATCGTTGCCATAGACACTCTTTCTGCGATAGGCCTTTCTCCCATGGATGTGCTGAACAGGCTGCGGGGAAAAAAGGGCTCGGTTGTCACGCTTAAGATTTACAGGCCTTATACCTCTCGAAACTTTACGGTCGATATTGTACGCGACAAGATACCGACCTACAGTGTTGACGCGTTTTTTATGCTCGACGATATAACCGGATATATACGGATGAGCAGATTTGTGGCAACTACAGCTCATGAGTTCAGGGCTGCAATGGAAAAGCTGCTGGAACAGGGGATGCAAAAACTCATTGTCGATGTACGGGGAAATCCTGGCGGCTATCTGGACCAGGCGGTCGAGGTTGCCGACGAATTTCTTGGTGAAGGACAGCTGATAGTGTATACGAAAAGCCGTAACGGAGGGCCTGATGAAATGCGCTATTCAGCAACCTCAGGTGGGCTTTTCGAGGGGCGTGAAGTCATGGTTCTTGCGGATAGAGGGAGCGCCTCTGCCGCTGAAATCCTTGCAGGCGCTCTTCAGGATAACGAACGGGCTATGATTGTCGGCGAGTTGACTTTCGGCAAGGGTCTGGTTCAGCGTCAGTTCGACCTGGATGATGGTTCTGCTGTACGTTTGACAATTGCACGGTACTTTACCCCTTCCGGTAGAAGAATACAGCGCGATTTCAGTCCCGGTAGTGAAGGCAGGGAGCAATATTATCTCGAAAGCCATGAAAGCAGGGATGGGGAGAAACTCTTTAGTGAAGCAGGAAGTTTAGAGGTTGATAGTGATATAGAAGGCATAACTGTTTTCAGACCCTCACAGGAGCTGTTCAAATCTTCGGGAGGTATCGTTCCGAATTTTTGGGTTGTAGAGCCTTCAATAAATGAATTCTACAGTACGTTACTGACTATGGGGGTTCTGGATGAGACGGCATTGATGATTATCGATGATCCGTCAAGTTCTGTGCGAGGATTTGATGAAGACGTTGATGGTTTTATCGATACCTATGCCGAGAATGAAAGAGCGGAAAGGTACCTCCGTGAAATTTGCAGTGAAAAGGAGATTGTTTTCAACGAGAAACAGTTCGCTGACGAGAAAGAAAGCATTCTCAGCTCGATAAAGTCTCGAATCGCCCGTCAGTTGTTCGGTATCAATGCTCAGATCAGGGTGCTTGCCGAGGAGTCAGATAAAATGCTGCATTTTGCCCATGATTATATTCGTCGTGATGCTGCATAAAAAGGATTATAAGTGAATTGCCAGGTATACGTTTGAGAAAAATCAAAAACTTTTGCCTATGTCTTTACTTGAGAAAATCCAGAGCAATACCTGCTCGATGCGCTTGCAGAAAGACTGGCTAAAAATCTACACTTGTCCCGTGCCTACATCCGAGTTTCTTTCGTTTGTCGGTATTGCCGTGATGGATGTGCCGCAGCATAGTGTTCTGCATCTGCTCTACGATGTCGATGCCGCTACAGAATGGGTATGGAAAACCGATGAGATGAAGATTCTCAAGGAACTGCCCGACAATCAGGGGAGAATCGTCTACCAAAGGGTGACGGCTCCATGGCCGATATCCGATCGTGAAATCATCAGCCGTTCTCAGGGGTACAAGGATGCCAAGACCTCCGAAATTTTTATTAAAATGACTGCTGAGCCGGATATTCTTCCTGAAAATGCAAATTACGTCCGTGTTCGCCAGCTTGAAGGGGCCTGGAATATTATGCCCATCTCGGAAAACCGGTGCAGGGTTGTTTTTAGGCTGCATATCGAGCCCGGGGGAGAAATTCCATCCTGGTTGGCCAATATAGCCGTGATCGATACCCCTTACAACACCTTGAACAATATGCGTGAAATGGTCAAGCGCGAAAAGTACAAAACGCCGATCGAGGCACCGTTTTTGGATTCGCCTGAAAATATCGACCAGAACTATAAAGATTTTATTGTTGAATAGGTTTTTTATTATGCTATTCTACAAGGGTTGTGTCGGGAGTAAAGGTTTGTCAATTTTACAAGAGTTGAAGTGCCATGGATATTGAGGGGGCAAGGGAGAGCAACTGGGAGTTTCGAGTTGAGCACAAGGATATTTTTGTGTATTCCGCCAAAATAAGGGACTCTCATATCCTTGGTTTCAAGGGGGTGGTGGAATTTCCTGTATCGCTGAGGAGGCTCATAAGCCTTTTTCATGATACCGGCAATTATATACGATGGGTTCATCAGCTTTCAAGTATAGAGGTGCTTGAAAAGGGAGAGAATCTCGAATATGTCATTTATCAGGCTATAAACACGCCATGGCCCTTTCCGAAGCGGGAAATGGTCGTGCGCACCGGACTTGATACCGAAGGGGATAATGGCATAGCGGTAACGATGAAGTCCGATCCTGATTATATACCTGTCAGATCCGGAAATTACAGAATCAGGGAAACCTATGGTCGTTGGGTTTTCGAGCCAAAGGAAGATGACGTCGTTCGGATAACGTTCATTATGTATGTTGATCCGGGTAATGATATACCCCCGCCAATGAGTAATACAGCAATGTTCGAGGTGCCGTTTTATACGTTGCAAGGTCTCAGAAATCTTGCTTGTGACAGGGCTTATAATCCTCCATATCCTGAAGAGGTTGATGAGTATATCTCCATAGGGGAAGGCTGAGTGAGGAAAAGTAGCACGTTGTAGTAGTCTGCAGGGGTTTCAGTTTGCGGTTAACTGCCCAGTCCAAGAGTGCAAAGGACGGACAGGCGTTTTTTTTATGCAATTCATGCCTTGAAATACTCGCGGCAGGCTTTGAGGAGTTTTTCCGGACTGACAGGAACCGCACCTACCTCCTGGCAAACTGTTCCAGCTGCAATGTTTGCAATCTCTGCGCTTGTCTCGATATCAAGTCCGGCAGCAAAGCTCAGGGAGAGGATGGCGATAACGGTATCACCGGCCCCCGATACATCAGCGACATCGAGTGACGAGGCAGGGATATGGGTAAAACGGTCGTTGCATATCGTTAAACCTTTTTCACTTCTGGTTACAACAAGATGCTGGCAACGCATTTTTGTCATCAGTTGTTTGCAGGCCTGCTCAATGTCATGGTCGGTATTCTGCAACGTGATACTAAGGGAAGATGCGACTTCCGATAGATTGGGTTTGAAAACAGTGCTGCCGCTATAGTTGAAAAAACCCTTTAGTTTGGGATCTACGAAGACCGGTACTGAACGTGAAGATGCTAACGTTATGATTTTGTTGATGAGTGAAGGGGTGAGCACTCCTTTGTTGTAATCCTGAAGTACTATGGCGTCGAGTGAATCAATGGATGCTTTGAAGTGCCGATCGATGAACTCTTCAGCGGCAGCAGTGGCCTCGTCACGGCTTTCGTAATCGACTCGGGCAATATGGTGGTTCTGGGAGAGAATCCTTGTCTTGCATGTTGTCGGCCTTTCGGGGTCATGAAAAAGATGTTCCGGGGATACCCCGTGGTTTTGCATTAACTTTTTCAAAGTTCTTGCATTGTCATCATTGCCGACTATGCCAAACAAAATGGTTTTTGCGCCCATTGCATGGATATTCACGGCAACGTTGGCAGCTCCTCCCAGTCTCAGCGTTTCGTGAGAAACATCAACGACGGGGACTGGATATTCGGGAGAAATTCTCGAGACATGACCGAAAATGTACCTATCGAGCATGATGTCTCCGACAACAGCTATCTTCTTTTTATTGAACGAATTAAATATTTTTTCGATATCCATGGGATGCAGGGCGGGATGTTTGCGGCAATAAAGGTTTATTACGACTCCTTATGGTGTAGTGTCGATGCAAAGCTTTCACTGTAGGGAAATATATAAAAGCAGTCGGGATATAAAAGTATGAGGGCTTCGGGGGATGGTTATAAACTTTGAATTTTTACTTTTTTTTACTATAATTAAAGCTATCCATTTTTGGGTTGCAAAAGAGAAAAAAGTCATCTGCAATGTTTGATAATTTAAGCGACAAGTTAGAGGCTACTTTTAAAAAGCTTGCCGGTCAGGCAACGATCAATGAAGTGAATATCGGCATAGCCATGCGCGATATCAAGCGGGCTTTGCTGAGCGCCGATGTAAATTACAAGGTTGCCAAAAAATTTGTTGAAGAGGTTCGGGAAAAGGCTCTGGGCCAGGATGTTGTAAAAAGCGTTTCTCCTGCTCAGATGATCGTGAAAATAGTCAGCGACGAGTTGACCGAGATCATGGGAGGGGAAAACAAGCCTCTCGACCTGAATACGAAAAAACTTCCGGCCATTGTCATGGTTGCAGGTTTGCAGGGTTCTGGTAAAACCACTTTTTGTGCCAAGCTGGCAAAGCGCCTGAAGAAAAACGGCAAACATCCATTGCTTGTAGCTGCTGATGTGTATCGTCCTGCTGCTGTCGATCAACTTAAAACACTCGGAGAGCAGATCGATGTTCCGGTTTTTGCTTTGAGTGAGCAGGATGCATTGAAGACAGCACATCAAGGCGTTGATTCGGCAAGAAAGAACGGTAATGATGTCGTGATTGTCGATACCGCCGGGCGTTTGCAGGTTGACGAAGACATGATGGTCGAGGCTGAAGCACTCAAGGATCAGTTGAAACCGGAAGAATTGTTGTTCGTTGTCGATGCGATGATCGGGCAGGAAGCGGTCAATACTGCCAAAGTTTTCAATGATCGGCTCGATTTCGATGGTGTTGTGCTGACAAAGCTTGATGGTGATGCCAGAGGGGGATCGGCGCTTTCAATCAAACAGGTCGTCGACAAGCCGATCAAATTCATGAGTGTCGGTGAAAAAGTTGATGATCTGGATGTGTTTTATCCTGACCGTATGGCCCAGCGTATTCTTGGTATGGGTGATATTGTCAGTTTTGTAGAAAAGGCGCAGGAGACGCTAGACCTTGAAAAAACGCGGAAAATGCAGTCGCGTCTCTTGAAAAATGAATTTGATCTCGATGACTTTTTTGATCAGCTTCAGCAGCTTAAAAAAATGGGATCCATACAGGGCCTTGTTGAAATGGTCCCGGGGCTCAATAAAATGATTCCGAAACAGGACCTTGACGGTTTGGACTTCAAACCTATTGAAGCTATTATCTCTTCCATGACGAAGCAGGAGAGGGCGACACCTGAAATTATCAACGGCAGCCGTCGTCAGAGGATCGCAAATGGCAGCGGCACACGTGTTCAGGATGTCAATATGCTGCTCAAGCAGTTCAAAGAGATGAAGAAGATGATGGGTTCCGTAACCAAGATGACAAATTCAGGCCGTAAGATATTGCCGCAGAACTTGCCACTCGAAAAGCTTTTAAAACGTTAACTTTTTGTTTCGTATACAATTATAACTTAAATCCATATTAGCATTGGTTAAAATCAGACTTAGAAGAGCAGGAAGAAAGAAGTTGCCTTATTATCAGATCGTTGCTGCTGATGCACGTGCCCCGAGAGACGGTAAATTTCTTGAAGTGATCGGTAACTACCAGCCGACAGCGAAGCCTCATGCAATTACAATAGATAAGGAGCGAGCAGCTTATTGGCTTGGTGTTGGTGCTCAGCCGACAACAACCGTCCGCAGTCTGATTCGTGCAACCGGTTTGCTCCATGAGTTGAATATGAAACGAAGAGGGCAGAGCGACGAAGAAATCGCTGCTGAAATGGAGAATTGGCAGGCTCGTGAAACTGAAAGGAAACAAAAAAGACTTGCTGTAAAGACCCGTCGCCGTCAAGCAAAGAAAACTGCGGAAGCAGAAGCGCAGGCACAGGCAACAGAAGGGGAATAATAAAAAACTCTTCTCAACGGCTTGAAGAACATTCTGAAAGCATCTTGAAAGATGAATATTGTTTTGGCAAAAATCATTTTTGAGGTGCTGACATAATGAAAGAACTTTACCTTGTCGGCAAGATTCTCAAGGCAAAAGGTTTGAAAGGTGAGATGAAGGTCTTGCCAATTACAGATTATCCTGAAAGTTTTCTTGACCGAAAGGTTTTTTATATAGGGAAAAATGAGAGCGATGCGGTTCGTCAGGTTGTTCGTCAGGGAACATTGCGAAAAGGTTTCGCCTATCTTTTGTTCTTTGGTATCGATACGAGGGAGAAAGCTGAAGCGGTAGCCGGGGAAAAAGTCTATGTGTCTGTTGATGACTTGATTCCTCTTCCTCACGACAGGGCGTACCTGCATGAACTGAAGGGGTTGAAGGTACTCAACGAGTCTTTTGAAGAGGTTGGGGTTGTTCTCGATGTGCTGAAAATGCCGGCTCATGAGGTATATGAGGTTCAATGTGGTGAACAGGTTGTTCTTGTTCCGGCTGTCGAAGAGTTTGTTGAAGAGATTGTCATTGAAAAAGGATACATGGTGTTGAAACGGCTTGAAGAGTTTCTGTAGAGTCTCGAGCAGTTCCCGTGCAATTTGTTGAAAGCCTGGAAGAGCCGGAGCGAGCAGAGGTTCAATTCAGGAAAAGTCTCTTTACATGGTGTCATTGCGGATAGATGTCATTTCCGTTATTCCCGGTTTTTTTGAGTCATCCCTTGAAAAAGGGTTGCTTGGTATAGCTCGAAAAAAGGAACATGTCCAGGTGTATGTTCATAATCTTCATGATTACGGGTTGGGAAAGTACAAGCAAGTCGATGATACTCCTTTTGGGGGTGGAGCTGGAATGGTAATCAGGCCCGAGCCGGTTTTTGCGTGTATTGAAGCGTTGATGACTGAACGATCGTATGATGCTGTTATTTTCATGACTCCGGATGGAGACCGTATTGATCAGTCAACAGCTAACCGGCTTTCAAGACTGAAAAATCTGATTATATTGTGCGGTCATTACAAAGCCGTCGATGAAAGGATCAGGAAAAAGCTCGTTACCATGGAGATCTCGGTCGGTGATGTTGTTCTTTCGGGTGGGGAGATTCCGGCATTATTGTTGATGGATGCCGTTGCAAGGCTTATTCCTGGAGTTTTAGGGGACAGTGAGTCGGCCTTGACCGATTCTTTTCAGACGGGTATGCTCGATTGCGAGTACTATACGAGGCCGGCAGAGTTCAGGGGGATGCGCGTTCCTGAAGTTCTCTTGTCCGGACATCACAAAAAAATTGAGGAATGGCGAAGTGAAAACGCTTTGAAACGAACGCAGGAAAGGCGACCGGATCTTCTCGACGGTGACAGTATTGAAGAGTTAAGGAAAAAATAACGTTAATATATTTATCATGGATCAGTTAATTCAGTTGGTTGAAACAGCACAGCAGAGAAACGACCTGCCGGAGATTCATCCGGGAGATACAGTGAGAATGCAGCTAAAGGTTATTGAGGGTGAAAAAGAGCGTTTGCAGGCTTTTGAAGGCGTTGTGATCAGTGAAAGAGGGGCTGGAGCATCCAAAACCGTCACTGTTCGTAAGATTTCCAGCGGTATAGGTGTTGAGCGCATTATTCCTTTGAATTCACCGAATATCGAGAGCATCAAGGTATTGAAAAACGGCAAAACGCGTCGCGCAAAACTGTTCTACCTCAGAAAACGTACCGGTAAGGCTGCTCTGAAAGTCAAAGAACGCAAAATGGTTACATCATAGATCGCTTTTCAGTTGGTAGACCCTTTCTTGTTGCCGGACATCGGTAATTTTATTAGTATGAAAAGGCCTGACGTTTGTCGGGCTTTTCATGTTTATCAAGGTTGGTGGGGCAGTGCTTTTTTTAATTTTGCCTTCTTTCTGCTCTATGCTTTCAGTCGGTGATTATACATTGCAGACACTCAATGTGCAGGAGTTCAGCCTTGACGGCGGTTCTGTTTTTGGCGTAGTCCCAAGAGTGCTTTGGGAGAAAGTCATTCCCCCTGACCATCTCAACCGGGTACGATTGTCGATGCGGATTTTGCTGATCAGAGGGAAGGGTAGGAACATCCTCGTCGATGCGGCGATGGGGACGGCCTGGAGTAGCAAGATGAGGTCCATTTACGATCTTTCCGAATGGCGTCTCGATGAAGAGCTGCAAAAGGCCGGTTTGAACCGAGAAAAGATCACAGACGTTATTTTCACACACTTGCATTTCGACCATGTAGGGGGGGCTTTCGAAGAGAAGGACGGAGAGCTTGCAGCGGTTTTCCCCAACGCCCGTTACTACGTTCAAAAGGAAAATTATGAAACAGCATTTCATCCGAACATGAAGGAGAAACCCAGCTACCCCTCTTCGTTTATAAGGGCATTGGGGCAGTCGGGATCAATGGAACTTGTTGATGGAATCGTTCAGTTGTCACCCGGAATAGAAATGGTGCCCATGGGCCATGGGCACACAGCAGGACATCAGCTGGTGAAAATCAGCGGAGAGGAAAAAACCGTTGTTCATGGTGGTGATTTGATTCCTTCGTCCGCACACCTGGGTGTGATACGGGGACTTGCTTATGATATTGCCCCTCTCGAGGTAATCCGTGAAAAAATTGCCTTGCTGGACAACCTGATTTCTGGCAACTGGATATTATACTTTGCTCATGATCCGTTTATTACAGCCGCTACACTTCGCGAAGGCGAGAAACATGTTGTTGTCGATAGAGAAGTAGCGGTGTAAAGGCATCAGCTTATTTGTTGAAAAAGGAGATGGTTCGTGGAGCTCGAGCAGGAAAAAATAGGCGGTTTGCAGGAAAAAGTTTTTTCTTTTTACAAAAGCAATAAAAGAACGTTCCCCTGGCGTGAGACAACTGACCGTTATGCTGTTCTTGTCAGTGAGGTTATGCTTCAGCAGACCCAAGCGGAGCGGGTTGTTGAGAAATATCTTACATGGCTTGAACGTTTTCCCGATATCCCTTCCTTGGCTGGAGCATCGCTGAAAGAGGTATTGTCTTACTGGAGTGGACTTGGCTACAATGCAAGGGGGCAGCGTCTGCATCGTTGTGCAAAGGTTATCGTCAGTCAATATGCCGGTGTTGTACCATCGGAACCCGAAAAGCTGATCGACCTTCCAGGAATAGGGATTTACACCTCTCGGTCCATTCCGATTTTTGCTGATAACCTCGATATTGCAACTGTCGATACCAACATACGAAGGATATTGATCCATGAGCTTGGATTGTCTGAATCTTCAGGGGCGGCTGAGTTTCTCTCGGTTGCTGAAGCAGTTTTGCCACAAGGGAGAAGCCGTGACTGGCATAATGCACTTATGGACTACGGGGCGCTCTATCTGACAGGGAAAAAAACAGGGATACGGCCGTTAACCAGGCAATCGAAATTCAAGGGATCGACACGCTGGTACAGGGGAAGAATTGTCAAGGACCTTGTCGGGGTTAAAGCAATGCAGCTGGAGGAGTTGATCGAACGGTACGGTAAAAAGGTTGTCGGTGTTCTCGAACAGCTCGAAGCGGAAGGTCTTGTCGAGCGTTCTTTAGTCGGGGAGTCAGGTGCTTGTTACAGAATTCCGGAATGATGTGAGTCAGCTTTCAAAAGCTTTTGAGCGATTGGGCCATGGTGAGCAGCTTCATCGTTTATCTTGATTTCAGTCCGAATTTGAGGTTTTTCCTCAAAGAAGGAAAAAACGGGAAAACAATACGCAAACGCTTGCGTCATGCCACGACCGTGAAAGATGTCGTCGAATCATGCGGCGTTCCTCATACGGAGATTGGTCTGATACTGGTGAACGGCAGAGCGGTTGATTTCAATTATCATATGTTTCCGGAAGACAGGGTGACTGTTGGCGATGTCGATCCGGAAGCGGCTGAAGGTTTCGGATTGCAGCCGATGCCTGGCAAACGTGCGGCGTTTATCGCTGATGAGCATCTTTCCAAACTGGTACGGAGACTCAGGGTGCTCGGCATTGATACGCTTCTTTTTTCAGGGGGCCAGGATCAGGAGCTGCTTTTTGCGATGCAGCGTTTCGACCGTATTTTGCTGACAAGGGACAGGCGTCTGCTCATGCATCGTATTGTTCGTTCGGGTTACTGTATTCGTTCTGACAATGCTGTTCAACAGGTGTATGAAGTTATCGGGCGGTTTGCCTTGGCGGGGAGCATTAATCCATTTTCCAGATGTCCTTCTTGCAACGGCTTGCTTGAAAAAGTGGACAAACAGCTGCTTATGAATCAGCTCGAGCCAAAAACACAACGTTATTACTGTGATTTTCTTCGCTGTGTTTCATGCAGGAAAATATACTGGCATGGTTCTCATGCCGAAAAACTGGGAGCCTTTGTTGCTGATGTTGTAAAAAGGTTTGGCTAATCGGAGTTATAGAGGGTATTCATCGTACTGTACAGAGAATCGATCTCTTTCTGGAAGGTCTTGTTTATTGATTTCCGTTTCAGTTTCAGTGTTGGAGTCATATAGCCATTTTCAATGGTGAAAGGATCCTGCATTAACAGGAATTTTCTTACCTTTTCGTGGGCTGCAAGCTGTCTTGAGATGTTTCGGAGAAGAGATTCGTAAATTTGACGGACCTGTTTGAGCTCGACAAGATCATTCTTTGTTGTCCAGTTCAATTGTCTTTCTTCAGCAAACGATTCCAGTTCGGAAAAATTGGGAACGATCAGGGCGATAAGGAACGGTTTTTTTTCTCCGGCCACCATGACTTGGTCAACATAGTTGTTTTCGGCAATCAACTGCTCGATAGGGAGTGGTGCAATGTTCTTGCCCCCGGAGGTTACGATGATATGTTTCTTGCGGTCGGTTATTTTCAAGTATCCGTCTTCATCGAGTTCACCTATATCACCAGTGTGGAACCAGCCGTCATAAATGACTTCTTTGGTTGCTTCCTCGTCGTTCCAATAACCTTTCATAATGTTCGGTCCCTTGAAGAGTATTTCTCCGTCGGTGCCGATTGCAATGTCTACATTGTCGACTGCCGGTCCCACCGTGCCGAATTTTACCTTTTCAGGACGGTTTACATTGGTTACGGGTGAAGTTTCTGTCAATCCGTACCCTTCAAGAATGACAATGCCGAGAGCCTGAAAGAATTCACCGACTTTTATTGGTAGAGCGGCTCCGCCTGAAACAAAGTAACGCAGATGCCCTCCAAATTTTTCCTTGATCTTGGTGTAAACAAGTTTGTTTGCAAGGCTGTGTTGCACGGAAAGCAGTGTCCCGGGTTTGCTGGTTCGGTCCTGCTTGTGGTATGTTATTCCGGTATCGAAGGCCCATTTGAATATTTTTTGTTTGACAGGGCTTTGATTTTCTATTTGTTTCAAAATATTGGCCTTGATCCGGTCGAAGAGCCGTGGGACCGTAAAAATAATCGTGGGTTTTGCTTCTGCAATGTTCAACGAGACGGTTTCAATACTTTCGGCGAGATAAATTTGGGCACCGCATGCAAAAAGCAGATAGTAGCCACCGGTTCTTTCATAAGAATGGGAGAGTGGAAGAAAAGAAAGACTCCGATCAGACTCGTCGAGTCGAATAATGGAAGAACAGGACTTGACATTTTCACAGATATT from Prosthecochloris marina includes these protein-coding regions:
- a CDS encoding START domain-containing protein, translated to MSLLEKIQSNTCSMRLQKDWLKIYTCPVPTSEFLSFVGIAVMDVPQHSVLHLLYDVDAATEWVWKTDEMKILKELPDNQGRIVYQRVTAPWPISDREIISRSQGYKDAKTSEIFIKMTAEPDILPENANYVRVRQLEGAWNIMPISENRCRVVFRLHIEPGGEIPSWLANIAVIDTPYNTLNNMREMVKREKYKTPIEAPFLDSPENIDQNYKDFIVE
- the trmD gene encoding tRNA (guanosine(37)-N1)-methyltransferase TrmD, which codes for MVSLRIDVISVIPGFFESSLEKGLLGIARKKEHVQVYVHNLHDYGLGKYKQVDDTPFGGGAGMVIRPEPVFACIEALMTERSYDAVIFMTPDGDRIDQSTANRLSRLKNLIILCGHYKAVDERIRKKLVTMEISVGDVVLSGGEIPALLLMDAVARLIPGVLGDSESALTDSFQTGMLDCEYYTRPAEFRGMRVPEVLLSGHHKKIEEWRSENALKRTQERRPDLLDGDSIEELRKK
- a CDS encoding S41 family peptidase, yielding MPRVLQVILILAILLFCVLIGGFFGIQFSQRHHGGASDAIFGQQQKKIHEVFSIISALYVDEVDGGELVDSGIEGMTQALDPHTTYLKADQVSVSNSEFQGNFEGIGIEFDIVHDTLLVVTPLAGGPSETAGIKAGDRIVAIDTLSAIGLSPMDVLNRLRGKKGSVVTLKIYRPYTSRNFTVDIVRDKIPTYSVDAFFMLDDITGYIRMSRFVATTAHEFRAAMEKLLEQGMQKLIVDVRGNPGGYLDQAVEVADEFLGEGQLIVYTKSRNGGPDEMRYSATSGGLFEGREVMVLADRGSASAAEILAGALQDNERAMIVGELTFGKGLVQRQFDLDDGSAVRLTIARYFTPSGRRIQRDFSPGSEGREQYYLESHESRDGEKLFSEAGSLEVDSDIEGITVFRPSQELFKSSGGIVPNFWVVEPSINEFYSTLLTMGVLDETALMIIDDPSSSVRGFDEDVDGFIDTYAENERAERYLREICSEKEIVFNEKQFADEKESILSSIKSRIARQLFGINAQIRVLAEESDKMLHFAHDYIRRDAA
- the rpsP gene encoding 30S ribosomal protein S16: MVKIRLRRAGRKKLPYYQIVAADARAPRDGKFLEVIGNYQPTAKPHAITIDKERAAYWLGVGAQPTTTVRSLIRATGLLHELNMKRRGQSDEEIAAEMENWQARETERKQKRLAVKTRRRQAKKTAEAEAQAQATEGE
- the rimM gene encoding ribosome maturation factor RimM (Essential for efficient processing of 16S rRNA), which encodes MKELYLVGKILKAKGLKGEMKVLPITDYPESFLDRKVFYIGKNESDAVRQVVRQGTLRKGFAYLLFFGIDTREKAEAVAGEKVYVSVDDLIPLPHDRAYLHELKGLKVLNESFEEVGVVLDVLKMPAHEVYEVQCGEQVVLVPAVEEFVEEIVIEKGYMVLKRLEEFL
- a CDS encoding DUF192 domain-containing protein; translated protein: MKKAKQNKTKNKMVITLIMSILITIIMNFISSYSQEIAKIKSLITIQGHNITAEISDTEKTREKGLMWRNQLGKNEGMLFIYNDSATRCFWMKNTFIALDMAFIDSNKVIRTIHTAKTVNDSTTFYSSYVPVKYVLEVNSGWFEEHGISLGDTVLFSHPKRK
- the ffh gene encoding signal recognition particle protein, which produces MFDNLSDKLEATFKKLAGQATINEVNIGIAMRDIKRALLSADVNYKVAKKFVEEVREKALGQDVVKSVSPAQMIVKIVSDELTEIMGGENKPLDLNTKKLPAIVMVAGLQGSGKTTFCAKLAKRLKKNGKHPLLVAADVYRPAAVDQLKTLGEQIDVPVFALSEQDALKTAHQGVDSARKNGNDVVIVDTAGRLQVDEDMMVEAEALKDQLKPEELLFVVDAMIGQEAVNTAKVFNDRLDFDGVVLTKLDGDARGGSALSIKQVVDKPIKFMSVGEKVDDLDVFYPDRMAQRILGMGDIVSFVEKAQETLDLEKTRKMQSRLLKNEFDLDDFFDQLQQLKKMGSIQGLVEMVPGLNKMIPKQDLDGLDFKPIEAIISSMTKQERATPEIINGSRRQRIANGSGTRVQDVNMLLKQFKEMKKMMGSVTKMTNSGRKILPQNLPLEKLLKR
- the rfaE1 gene encoding D-glycero-beta-D-manno-heptose-7-phosphate kinase, which encodes MDIEKIFNSFNKKKIAVVGDIMLDRYIFGHVSRISPEYPVPVVDVSHETLRLGGAANVAVNIHAMGAKTILFGIVGNDDNARTLKKLMQNHGVSPEHLFHDPERPTTCKTRILSQNHHIARVDYESRDEATAAAEEFIDRHFKASIDSLDAIVLQDYNKGVLTPSLINKIITLASSRSVPVFVDPKLKGFFNYSGSTVFKPNLSEVASSLSITLQNTDHDIEQACKQLMTKMRCQHLVVTRSEKGLTICNDRFTHIPASSLDVADVSGAGDTVIAILSLSFAAGLDIETSAEIANIAAGTVCQEVGAVPVSPEKLLKACREYFKA
- the rplS gene encoding 50S ribosomal protein L19, which gives rise to MDQLIQLVETAQQRNDLPEIHPGDTVRMQLKVIEGEKERLQAFEGVVISERGAGASKTVTVRKISSGIGVERIIPLNSPNIESIKVLKNGKTRRAKLFYLRKRTGKAALKVKERKMVTS
- a CDS encoding START domain-containing protein, whose protein sequence is MDIEGARESNWEFRVEHKDIFVYSAKIRDSHILGFKGVVEFPVSLRRLISLFHDTGNYIRWVHQLSSIEVLEKGENLEYVIYQAINTPWPFPKREMVVRTGLDTEGDNGIAVTMKSDPDYIPVRSGNYRIRETYGRWVFEPKEDDVVRITFIMYVDPGNDIPPPMSNTAMFEVPFYTLQGLRNLACDRAYNPPYPEEVDEYISIGEG